From a single Marinobacter sp. THAF197a genomic region:
- a CDS encoding acetylornithine deacetylase has product MKRLLSFLITLGIVAFVGFKAGVWWLTDQRMAQARSELSSYGVLERGQIGSALDGRVTLRQSRWEDFRLTQPLQLGLIEFDAGSPVTLLTTLANPSPLPATWSLTAEQASMALEPTMFRNWLTAGTESQSRLPPLVSLACAPDPRQQLGSGDLMRMGISAIRGDVHLKQGPEGVRLEINSAETGSLEAEWPDARVNLSGLAATLESSAEPVRITFRDAGLMRRLSAYCARETGQDVNQWASNAVSVMAAGLQARGYDGSDQLLALYRQWLMEGGELQFAITPGSGTFGIPVRSESAPEAAWPVDYNGAGVPDIYLTEMEAPEPQLPLEALEPVIPREEPGVQQWYPADLEGAQTWLGRQVRVTLSNGNQVEGRLVSVGERELEVSRTVAGGEVAYPILIRAITQFDVWRRGRAD; this is encoded by the coding sequence ATGAAGCGCCTGTTGTCATTTCTGATCACGTTGGGAATTGTGGCTTTTGTCGGTTTCAAGGCCGGCGTCTGGTGGCTGACGGATCAGCGCATGGCACAAGCGCGGTCGGAGCTCTCCAGCTATGGTGTGCTGGAGCGAGGCCAGATCGGCTCGGCTCTGGACGGCCGGGTGACCTTGAGGCAGTCCCGTTGGGAAGACTTTCGACTGACCCAGCCGTTGCAGCTGGGTCTGATTGAATTTGATGCCGGTTCGCCTGTGACCCTTCTGACCACCCTGGCCAACCCGTCACCGCTGCCAGCGACCTGGTCGCTGACGGCAGAGCAGGCCAGCATGGCTCTGGAGCCGACCATGTTCCGGAACTGGCTGACCGCGGGTACCGAGTCACAATCACGGCTGCCGCCGCTGGTGTCGCTGGCCTGTGCGCCTGATCCCCGGCAGCAACTGGGCAGTGGCGACCTGATGCGCATGGGGATTTCTGCTATTCGCGGCGACGTGCACCTGAAGCAGGGCCCTGAAGGTGTCCGGTTGGAGATCAATAGTGCAGAAACCGGCAGCCTGGAAGCGGAATGGCCGGACGCCCGGGTTAATCTCTCCGGCCTGGCGGCCACCCTGGAGAGCAGTGCTGAACCGGTTCGTATCACCTTTCGGGACGCTGGTTTGATGCGCCGCCTGTCGGCTTACTGTGCCCGGGAAACCGGGCAGGACGTGAACCAATGGGCCAGTAACGCTGTCTCTGTAATGGCGGCAGGCCTGCAAGCTCGTGGCTACGATGGCAGCGATCAATTGCTGGCACTTTACCGCCAGTGGCTGATGGAAGGTGGCGAGCTGCAATTTGCCATTACACCCGGCTCTGGCACTTTTGGCATACCCGTACGCTCTGAATCGGCGCCCGAAGCCGCCTGGCCGGTTGACTATAATGGTGCCGGGGTTCCCGATATCTACCTGACCGAAATGGAAGCCCCCGAGCCACAGTTGCCTCTGGAAGCACTGGAACCGGTGATCCCCCGGGAGGAGCCCGGTGTTCAGCAATGGTACCCGGCGGACCTGGAAGGCGCGCAGACCTGGCTGGGGCGGCAGGTGAGGGTAACGCTGTCTAACGGCAATCAGGTAGAGGGTCGCCTGGTCAGCGTGGGGGAGCGTGAGCTGGAAGTGTCACGCACCGTTGCCGGCGGAGAGGTGGCTTATCCAATATTGATTCGGGCCATCACCCAGTTTGATGTCTGGCGGCGGGGCAGGGCAGACTGA
- the argB gene encoding acetylglutamate kinase gives MALDRETAMQVASVLSRGLPYIQRFTGKTVVIKYGGNAMENEELKSSFARDVVLMKLVGINPIVVHGGGPQIGELLERLNIKSRFVNGMRVTDAETMDVVEMVLGGQVNKEIVSLINAQGGTAVGLTGKDANLIRARKLEVVDRSPELERPEIIDIGHVGEVASVNVDVIDMLTRSNVIPVIAPIGVGPDGASYNINADLVAGKVAEAMKAEKLILLTNVSGLKSKEDKVLTGLTAQQVNDLIDDGTIHGGMLPKIRCALSAVENGVRTSHIIDGRVAHACLLEIFTDEGVGTLISRN, from the coding sequence GGGCCTGCCCTATATCCAAAGATTTACTGGCAAGACCGTTGTGATCAAATACGGCGGTAATGCCATGGAAAACGAAGAGCTCAAAAGCAGCTTTGCCCGGGACGTGGTACTGATGAAACTGGTGGGCATCAACCCCATCGTGGTTCACGGCGGCGGCCCCCAGATTGGCGAGCTGCTGGAGCGTTTGAACATCAAATCCCGCTTTGTGAACGGCATGCGCGTGACCGACGCCGAAACCATGGATGTGGTGGAAATGGTGCTGGGTGGCCAGGTAAACAAGGAAATCGTATCCCTGATCAACGCCCAGGGCGGCACCGCCGTGGGCCTGACCGGTAAAGACGCCAACCTGATTCGTGCCCGCAAGCTGGAGGTAGTTGACCGTTCACCGGAACTGGAACGACCGGAGATCATCGACATTGGCCACGTGGGCGAGGTTGCCAGTGTTAATGTCGATGTGATCGACATGCTCACCCGCAGCAACGTGATTCCGGTGATTGCCCCCATCGGTGTGGGCCCGGATGGCGCCTCCTATAACATCAACGCTGACCTGGTGGCCGGCAAGGTGGCGGAAGCCATGAAGGCGGAAAAGCTGATTCTGCTGACCAATGTCTCCGGCCTGAAGAGCAAGGAAGACAAGGTGCTGACCGGCTTGACCGCCCAGCAGGTTAACGACCTGATTGATGATGGCACCATCCACGGCGGCATGCTGCCGAAGATTCGCTGCGCGCTCAGTGCGGTGGAGAACGGCGTGCGTACCTCCCACATCATTGATGGCCGTGTTGCCCATGCCTGTTTGCTGGAAATCTTTACCGACGAAGGCGTTGGTACCCTGATTTCCCGGAACTAA